The genomic DNA AGGATTTTGCAGAAAATAGATCTGTATTTATTTCAGTGTTACTTACCTGTCTTGTCTTTGCTGATGTTTCAATAAAAGGAATTCCGTAACTTCTTGCTAAGTCCTGAGCCTGTTTTGTGTCTACTGTTCTAGAAGGCAAATCACATTTATTTCCTACTAGGACCATAGGTACATCTTCAGAGTCCTTAACTCTTTTAATTTGTtctctgggaaagaaaaaaaagttatagcaGAGGCATTAGTAACACAAGTATCTTTCAAAACCTGTCCATAACTTTTGTCATAAAATTTGGGtgaaagaaaacaatgtaatTCCTGGTTTCCATGCAGCACAAAAGAAGGAGCAGAGCAGACAACAGAGTCAGAATTGGCTCAAATTCCCAGTTCCTCCACTATTAGCTGGGTAAGCTTGGATAATAGAGGTGAAATTTGGTAACTCCTCTATAAAAATACTACCACTACCACCCACCCGAATGTCTTCTGCTCTATTACTAGACTACACAGTAAACATGCTATAACAAtgttcttaaataaaatgttaaacttcTTATAACTAGGCTAACTCATTATTACATGACATAGCCAGTGAGTAATTTATTTGCTTAATATGTAGTTTTAGGAAAACTAAACCCTCAAagaagcagaatataaaatagtacaataatgattattttaatagttttatgcAGCTTTGTCAGATTTAAGAAAACTGTAATGCCCGAATTCTTCAAtctttcaaaacttttattttttaaaatgtataatgccACTCTTTATCCAATCCAAGCAATTCTACACTATACACACGATTGCTTTTAAGAATGTTAAAGTAACACCATCTCAAATCaccttttcatattcttttttatggttttcctttttaatgatgcatctaaaaattttaaagtcttgCTTTTTCAGTGTAGAAGAGTCAAGAGTACAGAAGGTTGTGGAGTCAAACAGGcctaggtttgaatcccagcacACCACTACTGATGCAGTCTGGAGTAAGCTGCTCCACTGCTCTAATCCTCCAAGAACTTCATTTATAAAGCAGGGATATTACCTAcctcacaaaaattattttaatatttttattagatattaTACGCATGGCATTAGCAAagactcaataaataaaaactataattacTCCTTAATGTCAACTCATTATATTCAATTTAAACCCACCTATAATGGTGAATATCTTCAAATGATTTAGTATTATTTATGGCAAATACACAAAGAAAGCCCTCCCCAGTCCTCATGTACTGGTCCCTCATTGCACTGTACTCCTCTTGACCTGCTGTGTCGAGAATATCcaagagacaggtttctccatcaATTACTACTTGCTTCCTGTAGGAATCCTGAGAAGGGAGAAACACAGTCTGGATTATTACAGTGCaccttttactttaaaaaaggtGTTAtatacaactcaacaacaacccaaaaaatccaatttaaaaacaggcaaaggacttGCCAAAGACAATGCTCCAAAGATGACGGACAAATGGCCACTAAGCACCTGAAAAGCTGCTCAACATCATCAATcgtcaggaaaataaaatcaaaaccatgagatgcTACCACATACCCATTAGaattggctattattaaaaaacaaaacaaaaacactcaaaaaacGGAAaataagtgttagcaaggatACAGACACTGAAAtctttgtgcattgctggtgggaatgtaaaatggtgatgccattgtggaaaacagtggtagttcctcaaaaagtcaaacacagaattaccatatgatcagTAATTCCATTCCTAAGTATATAATCAACAGAACCAaaaacagggactcaaacagatacctGTACACCGATGTTCGCAGCGCACTATTTATAATACACAAAATGTAGAAGTAACTTATGTGTCTGTtaacggatgaatggataaacaaaatgtagtatatacatacagtggaacattattcagccataaaaaggaataaaatttcaTATAGGTTGAGCATTAATGCAGgttaatccaaaaatctgaaatccaaaatgctccaaaatctgtaACTTTTAGAGCCTGACATgatgctaaaaagaaatactCACTGGAGCatttgattttggattttttttttccttcatctttttttttttttggagagatagggtcttatgttgctcaggctggtgttgaactcctgggctcaagtgaacctcctgccttggccacccaaaatggtgggattacaagcatgagccactgggctccatctgattttggatttttggattagggatgctgaacCAGTTAAGTAtctacaaatattccaaaatcaaaaaaaataaaatctgaaatccaaaccACTTCTGGTCACAAGCATTTTGGGTAATGGATGCTTCAACCTGTAtttacatgctacaacacagatgaaccttaaaaacattatgctaaatgaaataagtcagacacaaaaggacaaatacgacataattccacttatatgaggaacCTAAAACAGGCAAAttcaaaaagatgaaaagtagACTACAGATCaccagggactgggggagggaggatTACTGGGGACTATTTAACAGGTATAGAATTCTAGTTTGGGATGATAAAAAAAGTTCTCAAAACAGATGGTGCTAATGGTTAGACAacatggtgatggttgcacaacattatgaacACACTTAAGGTCACTGAAgtgaacacttaaaaataactacCATGGGccgggcgtatcacgaggtcaggagatcaagaccatcctggccaacatggtgaaaccccgtctctactaaaatacaaaaaataggcctggcatggtggcatgtgcctgtagtcccagctactcaggaggctgaggcaggggaattgcttgaacccgggaggtggaggctgcagtaagagattgctctactgcactccatcctggcaacagagcaagactccgtctcaaaaaacaaaacaaaccaaaaaaaactaccatagtaaattttatgttatgtatatcttaccacaagaaaaaatgtttttaaggtaTTATATGGAGAGTCAACAATGCGTGTGTACATATTGGTAACAAAAAGTTAtcgacaaaagaaaataatttcaaaaatgggATAGCTCTACCAACTCTATTATTGAAGATGAtttaaatgacaagaaaaatcaATCAACTTATAAATAATTGTCatgcatctattttatttattgtcaaaGGCATACATAAGGAAATGGTCAATACTCAAGATTCTAATGCCCTCATCCACctctgaaaactggaaaaaggaATCTAACAGCCAGATGGATATCTCTAAAGAGCAATACTGTTTCATCTGCAAATCCTGAGggacctctttttttcttttctaaaaagagaaagagagaactgtAACTATAAGATTGAGTAACAGAAGGGAGTGGGTAACATTAACAGaatcttgaaataaaaatctgattttcttCCGACTTTTGGCTAATACTTCTGCCTAAGATTTCACACATTCTGCCAAAACAGTTCTCAAAAAATACGGTACAGGGATGTTACAATGTGAAGCCATGAAATAAGAGGTAGGGCTAACAACAGGTATAAAgcataaacataaaaacaattattttcttaatgttccACATGTGGGCTATAGTATTAAtgtatcttttgttgttgttgttgttttgagatggagtctcgctctgttgcctaggctggagtgcagaggcgcaatctcggcacactacaacctctgcctcctgggttcaagcaattctcctgcctcagcctcttgagtagctgggattctaggcgcatgccaccacgtccagctaatttttgtatttttttttttttagtagaaatggggtttcaccatgttggtcaggctggtctctaactcctgacctcatgatccacacgccttggcctcccagagtgctgggattactggcatgagccactgtgcccagcctctaaaGTATCTTTAGTTCATGAATTACTCTGTAGACCATTCTatcagagggagaaaaagagaaagaaagaatggtcATTACAAATGTTGttagtaaaatatttcaaaatgtttacagTATAAGGAGAACATAAATATGTAAGTGCAGCATGATCACAATAATAcgtatttatataaatgtattatgtatttaaaaattggttAATATATACATCAAAATGTTATAAAGGTTATGTCTTTGATGGAgataatttaaaagacatttatctCGGTCGGgtgtaatggctcacacctgtaatcccagcacttttggaggccaaggtgggcagatcacctgaggtcgggagttcgagaccagcctgaccaacatggagaaaccccatctctactaaatatacaaaattagccgggcctggtggtgcatgtctgtaatcccaactactcgggaggctgaggcaggagaatcacttgaacccgggaggtggaggttgcagtgagctgagattgtgccattgcactccagcctgggcaacaagagcgaaactccataaaaaaaaaaaaaagacatttatctcttgcttatctcttttctttgtactaGATGCtatgttaaatatgtttttctttggttttcaattttttaaagtgtgaaaaCCTACCATATTAGACTATAATATTGTGCTTGTCTTTTAAAGCATATGGTATTTTCCAAACTGTctacaataaaatttaattatctcacc from Papio anubis isolate 15944 chromosome 9, Panubis1.0, whole genome shotgun sequence includes the following:
- the KRAS gene encoding GTPase KRas isoform X1, which produces MTEYKLVVVGAGGVGKSALTIQLIQNHFVDEYDPTIEDSYRKQVVIDGETCLLDILDTAGQEEYSAMRDQYMRTGEGFLCVFAINNTKSFEDIHHYREQIKRVKDSEDVPMVLVGNKCDLPSRTVDTKQAQDLARSYGIPFIETSAKTRQRVEDAFYTLVREIRQYRLKKISKEEKTPGCVKIKKCIIM
- the KRAS gene encoding GTPase KRas isoform X2 gives rise to the protein MTEYKLVVVGAGGVGKSALTIQLIQNHFVDEYDPTIEDSYRKQVVIDGETCLLDILDTAGQEEYSAMRDQYMRTGEGFLCVFAINNTKSFEDIHHYREQIKRVKDSEDVPMVLVGNKCDLPSRTVDTKQAQDLARSYGIPFIETSAKTRQGVDDAFYTLVREIRKHKEKMSKDGKKKKKKSKTKCVIM